One window of Desulfarculus baarsii DSM 2075 genomic DNA carries:
- a CDS encoding SAM hydrolase/SAM-dependent halogenase family protein — translation MKPRPLITLTSDFGAGSFVGLMKGVIWGVCPRANIVDLCHVVAAQDVWGGAVVMAEALASFEPGAVHVAVVDPGVGTERRGLCLRAGGQLFVGPDNGLFTAALQTPGGWRAWRLDNRRFFRHSVSDTFHGRDIFAPVAAWLARGVAPEELGPAVDDPICLDWPRPQRRGQALIGQIIDADRFGNLTSNLGRELVLGFLAGAPASVTLDGPAGPLVIDGLSRAYGQAPPGRAVALFDSLGRLELAQVNGDLAAALGLGPGRARGLELRILRGACPAG, via the coding sequence ATGAAGCCCAGGCCCCTCATCACCCTGACCAGCGATTTTGGCGCGGGGTCCTTCGTGGGCCTGATGAAGGGCGTGATCTGGGGCGTTTGCCCCAGGGCCAACATCGTCGACCTTTGCCATGTCGTGGCCGCCCAAGACGTCTGGGGCGGGGCCGTGGTCATGGCCGAGGCCCTCGCTTCGTTCGAACCCGGCGCGGTGCACGTGGCGGTGGTCGACCCCGGCGTGGGCACGGAACGGCGCGGCCTGTGCCTGCGGGCCGGCGGACAGCTTTTCGTGGGGCCGGACAATGGCCTGTTCACGGCGGCGCTGCAAACGCCTGGTGGCTGGCGGGCCTGGCGGCTGGATAACCGGCGCTTTTTTCGGCACAGCGTCTCCGACACCTTTCATGGCCGTGATATCTTCGCGCCGGTGGCGGCCTGGCTGGCCAGGGGCGTGGCCCCCGAGGAGCTTGGCCCGGCCGTGGATGATCCCATCTGCCTGGATTGGCCTCGGCCCCAGCGGCGCGGACAGGCCTTGATCGGCCAGATCATCGACGCCGACCGCTTCGGCAACCTCACCAGCAACCTGGGCCGCGAATTGGTCTTGGGCTTCCTGGCCGGCGCGCCCGCCAGCGTGACCCTGGATGGGCCGGCCGGCCCGTTGGTCATCGATGGCCTGTCGCGGGCCTATGGCCAAGCCCCGCCGGGCCGGGCGGTGGCCTTGTTCGACTCGCTGGGCCGGCTGGAGCTGGCCCAGGTCAACGGTGATCTGGCCGCCGCCCTGGGCCTGGGCCCAGGCCGTGCCCGGGGGCTGGAGCTGCGAATCCTGCGCGGGGCCTGCCCGGCCGGTTGA
- a CDS encoding DUF2939 domain-containing protein: MRRIMTITLPIVLAVAAFWGTYGVLQSPRYALYQIGKALKDGDSAIFLAYVDVPRIIANQRPAAADARANEAEENLRRAIQGVMDVVVGANPQAFHAQMAQIMNQLETDRLPSPFLIAYAASIQQNGDRALVVLSDPQSGDRLRLGMLRQNDQWRVVHVDQRDVRDLLRKYAAQTAG, encoded by the coding sequence ATGCGCCGCATCATGACCATCACCTTGCCCATCGTCCTGGCCGTGGCCGCGTTCTGGGGCACTTACGGCGTCTTGCAGAGCCCGCGCTACGCCCTTTATCAGATCGGCAAGGCCCTCAAGGACGGTGATTCGGCGATATTTTTGGCCTATGTGGACGTGCCGCGGATCATCGCCAACCAGCGCCCGGCCGCCGCGGACGCCCGCGCCAACGAGGCGGAGGAAAACCTGCGCCGCGCCATCCAGGGCGTGATGGATGTCGTTGTCGGGGCCAATCCCCAGGCCTTTCACGCCCAGATGGCCCAGATCATGAACCAGTTGGAGACCGACCGCCTGCCTTCGCCGTTTTTGATCGCCTACGCCGCCAGCATCCAGCAAAACGGCGACCGCGCCCTGGTCGTGCTCAGCGATCCGCAAAGCGGCGACCGCCTGCGCCTGGGCATGCTGCGCCAGAACGACCAGTGGCGCGTGGTCCACGTCGACCAGCGCGACGTGCGCGATCTGCTGCGCAAATACGCCGCCCAGACCGCCGGCTAG
- a CDS encoding sensor histidine kinase has protein sequence MDDNHKSGPRENLAAPEVGQPPPFAFEAAQKKRLRHWRRLAFALVFGAAAALTCWSLADPLIAAAAGGAWLKALGLAALCLAALTPLLARRLSLWWRTGLGLACFYVMAWLQLRWAGPIGPGEVWLLAAPLAAAMFMGPWATAASLCLNAAVLAGVSGQCGFWSTPQTMAADQYGFFAGMLFFLDAIMAVVLAALLATHRRVIADQRIAVSDLLHSREALQATQAQLRQSEMRFRMLAENAVDIIWSMDLDLNYTYISPSVLGVTGFSAAEAMAQPLSHQTTPEAYAQLMDIFRQALRRGKQDGDWRLISQLDMPLRHKDGSHVWVSVSAAFVVGEDGRPLGLHGMSRDITKRKRATLELERKTQELAAAYDELHNTRQLIQNSRNKLKAIFDGLPDPIISLTAEGQIESLNLAAARMTKQHPRQLVGLSGQAFLSQADLPPKIIDTTLQAFQAMLQSQGRQWRLVEAPGDDDGPRFFELTVTPVADDRGETVLGIVHFDDVTEFKRMELRIRKYNDELERMVDERTQELTRARDDLQQERDRLARANSELRRLDQLRHDLTNMVVHDMKGPLAELMGNLDLLHYDLDKAQRDETLDMAEMGGQDLLRMIMNLLDIGRLEEDRLRARVQPLAFGPLAQRVRDKFTTLIRLKGLDVRVEDGATAPILADPDLMARVLQNLLTNALQHTDAGQIVLSARTQDDGQAVISVSDTGGGIPRAAHGLIFKKFVQATEDGGPRTSTGLGLTFCKLAVEAHGGEIWFESEQGQGTTFFVRLPASQPDEGEAESV, from the coding sequence ATGGACGACAACCACAAATCAGGCCCACGGGAAAACCTCGCCGCGCCGGAGGTTGGCCAACCGCCGCCATTTGCCTTCGAGGCCGCGCAAAAAAAGCGCCTGCGTCATTGGCGGAGGTTGGCTTTCGCGTTGGTCTTCGGCGCGGCGGCGGCGCTGACCTGCTGGTCCCTGGCCGATCCGCTGATCGCGGCCGCGGCCGGCGGGGCCTGGCTGAAGGCCCTTGGTCTGGCCGCGTTGTGCCTGGCCGCCTTGACGCCGCTGTTGGCGCGGCGGCTTTCGCTGTGGTGGCGGACCGGCCTGGGCCTGGCCTGCTTTTACGTCATGGCTTGGTTGCAGTTGCGCTGGGCCGGGCCCATCGGTCCGGGCGAGGTCTGGCTGCTGGCCGCGCCGCTGGCGGCGGCCATGTTCATGGGCCCGTGGGCCACGGCCGCGTCGTTGTGCCTCAACGCCGCGGTCTTGGCCGGCGTCTCGGGTCAATGCGGCTTCTGGTCGACGCCGCAAACAATGGCCGCCGACCAATACGGTTTTTTCGCGGGGATGTTGTTTTTTCTGGACGCGATCATGGCCGTGGTCTTGGCGGCGCTGCTGGCCACCCACCGGAGGGTCATCGCCGATCAGCGGATCGCGGTCAGCGATCTCTTGCATAGCCGCGAGGCCCTGCAAGCGACCCAGGCTCAACTGCGGCAAAGCGAAATGCGCTTTCGCATGCTGGCCGAAAACGCCGTGGACATCATCTGGTCCATGGATTTGGACCTGAACTACACCTACATCAGCCCGTCGGTGCTGGGCGTCACCGGCTTCAGCGCCGCCGAGGCCATGGCTCAGCCCTTGAGCCACCAGACCACGCCCGAGGCCTACGCCCAGTTGATGGACATCTTCCGCCAGGCCCTGCGCCGTGGCAAGCAAGACGGCGATTGGCGGCTGATCAGCCAATTGGACATGCCCCTGCGGCACAAGGATGGCTCCCACGTCTGGGTCAGCGTCAGCGCGGCCTTTGTCGTCGGCGAGGACGGCCGGCCCCTGGGCCTGCACGGCATGAGCCGCGACATCACCAAGCGCAAACGCGCCACCCTGGAATTGGAGCGCAAAACTCAAGAGCTGGCCGCCGCCTACGACGAGTTGCATAACACCCGCCAGCTCATCCAAAACAGCCGCAACAAGCTCAAGGCCATCTTCGACGGCCTGCCCGACCCAATCATCTCACTCACCGCCGAGGGCCAGATCGAATCGCTCAACCTGGCCGCCGCGCGCATGACCAAGCAGCACCCCCGTCAATTGGTGGGTCTGTCCGGCCAAGCGTTCCTTAGCCAGGCCGACCTGCCGCCGAAAATCATCGACACCACGCTCCAGGCCTTCCAGGCCATGTTGCAAAGCCAGGGCCGCCAATGGCGGCTGGTCGAAGCGCCCGGCGACGACGACGGCCCGCGCTTTTTCGAACTGACCGTCACGCCGGTGGCCGACGACCGGGGCGAGACGGTCCTGGGCATCGTTCACTTCGATGACGTGACCGAATTCAAACGCATGGAGCTGCGGATCCGCAAATACAACGACGAGTTGGAGCGCATGGTCGACGAACGCACCCAAGAGTTGACCCGCGCCCGCGATGATCTGCAACAAGAACGTGACCGCCTGGCCCGGGCCAACAGCGAACTACGCCGCCTGGACCAACTGCGCCACGACCTGACCAACATGGTCGTTCACGACATGAAAGGCCCCCTGGCCGAACTCATGGGCAACCTGGACCTGCTGCACTACGACCTGGACAAGGCCCAGCGCGACGAAACCCTGGACATGGCCGAGATGGGCGGCCAGGATCTGCTGCGCATGATCATGAACTTGCTGGACATCGGCCGGCTGGAGGAAGACCGCCTGCGCGCCCGCGTCCAGCCGTTGGCGTTCGGCCCGCTGGCCCAGAGGGTGCGCGACAAGTTCACCACGCTGATTCGCCTCAAGGGACTGGACGTGCGGGTCGAGGACGGCGCTACCGCGCCGATCCTGGCTGACCCGGACCTCATGGCGCGCGTGTTGCAAAACCTGCTGACCAACGCCCTGCAACACACCGACGCCGGTCAGATCGTTTTATCCGCCCGCACCCAGGACGACGGCCAAGCCGTCATCAGCGTCAGCGACACCGGCGGCGGCATCCCCCGCGCGGCCCACGGCCTGATCTTCAAGAAATTCGTCCAGGCCACCGAAGACGGCGGCCCGCGCACCAGCACTGGCCTGGGGCTGACGTTCTGCAAGCTGGCCGTGGAGGCCCACGGCGGCGAGATCTGGTTTGAGAGCGAGCAAGGCCAGGGAACGACGTTTTTTGTCCGCCTGCCGGCCAGCCAGCCCGACGAAGGCGAGGCGGAGAGCGTCTAG
- a CDS encoding citrate synthase → MSEVAKLTIGDQTIELPVVIGTEGEKAIDISVLRQKTGVITLDPGFANTGSCTSAITFMDGEQGILRYRGIPVQELAEKSTFVETAYLLINGDLPTRNQLSRFSELLNEHSLVHEDMHLFFNNFPRSAHPMGILSSMVNALRSFYPTLEGLTEKEEINITLTRLLSKVRTMAAMAYKMSRGHAVVYPRPNLSYCANFLNMMFDSPVKPYKMDEDLLRALNVFWILHADHEQNCSTAAVRLVGSARVNLYAAISAGIAALWGPLHGGANQKVIEMLEMIQENGGDATPFIKKAKDRNDPFRLMGFGHRVYKTYDPRAKIMKEMCDKVLRVLNLHDPLLDIAKKLEEVAVEDPYFKDHNLYPNVDFYSGIVLRAMGIPTNMFTVMFAIGRLPGWIAQWKEGASDPNWKLYRPRQIYIGRTDSRFVPIDERG, encoded by the coding sequence ATGAGTGAAGTGGCCAAACTGACAATTGGGGACCAGACCATAGAATTGCCCGTGGTCATCGGCACCGAAGGCGAAAAAGCCATAGACATCAGCGTGTTGCGCCAGAAAACCGGCGTGATCACCCTCGACCCCGGCTTTGCCAACACCGGCAGTTGCACCAGCGCCATCACCTTCATGGACGGCGAGCAGGGCATCTTGCGCTATCGGGGCATCCCCGTGCAGGAGCTGGCCGAAAAATCCACCTTCGTGGAGACGGCCTATCTGCTGATCAACGGCGATCTGCCCACCAGGAATCAGCTCAGCCGCTTTTCCGAGCTGCTCAACGAGCATTCCCTGGTCCACGAAGACATGCATTTGTTCTTCAACAACTTCCCCAGGAGCGCCCACCCCATGGGCATCCTGTCGTCGATGGTCAACGCCTTGCGCAGCTTTTATCCCACCCTGGAGGGGCTGACCGAAAAGGAAGAGATCAACATCACCCTGACCCGCCTGCTCTCCAAGGTGCGGACCATGGCCGCCATGGCCTACAAGATGTCGCGCGGTCACGCGGTGGTTTATCCCAGACCCAACCTGTCGTACTGCGCCAACTTCCTCAACATGATGTTCGACAGCCCGGTCAAGCCCTACAAAATGGACGAAGACCTGCTGCGGGCGCTCAACGTGTTCTGGATCCTCCACGCCGATCACGAGCAGAACTGCTCCACCGCCGCGGTGCGCCTGGTGGGCAGCGCCCGGGTCAACCTCTACGCGGCCATCTCGGCGGGCATCGCCGCCCTGTGGGGCCCCCTGCACGGCGGGGCCAACCAGAAGGTCATCGAGATGCTGGAGATGATCCAGGAAAACGGCGGCGACGCCACGCCCTTCATCAAAAAGGCCAAGGATCGCAACGATCCCTTCCGCCTGATGGGCTTTGGCCACCGGGTCTACAAGACCTACGACCCCCGCGCCAAGATCATGAAGGAGATGTGCGACAAGGTTCTGCGGGTGCTAAACCTCCACGACCCGCTGCTCGACATCGCCAAGAAGCTCGAGGAAGTGGCCGTGGAAGACCCCTACTTCAAGGACCACAATCTCTATCCCAACGTGGATTTTTACAGCGGCATCGTCCTGCGGGCCATGGGCATCCCCACCAACATGTTCACGGTCATGTTCGCCATCGGTCGGCTGCCCGGCTGGATCGCCCAGTGGAAGGAAGGGGCCAGCGACCCCAACTGGAAGCTCTATCGGCCGCGGCAGATCTACATCGGCCGCACCGATTCGCGCTTCGTGCCCATCGACGAGCGGGGCTGA
- a CDS encoding NAD(P)H-dependent flavin oxidoreductase — translation MGKRVLRTKLCDMLGIEYPILSAGMGPTLMGETTGAPVELVVAVSEAGGLGVLGGSGFTVDELREAIREIKKLTSKPFGVDLLLPKHIDSKGALGATGADKLPLKEILGSLPKQYQDWIKKIRTEMDLPDDDVIVRFNTTTMRPAEAVQVCLEEKVPLFAAGLGNPGFMVAEAHARGMKVLGITGNSKNARRMAESGIDMLVAQGYEGGGHTGRVGTMALLPAAIDAAAPVPVLAAGGIGDGRGVAAALAMGCIGVWVGTRFLATNEGGALPVNKQRIVDSTDEDTRVSRAYSGKTLRASYNGFHDLWDQSGLPPLPFPTQVLLSSAMLGSFIKAQKNEYVGGLAGQISGIIHEIKPAKQVLEEMVEETVEILCSKLPAAVTCK, via the coding sequence ATGGGCAAGAGAGTGCTTAGGACCAAACTCTGCGACATGCTGGGCATCGAATACCCGATCCTCAGCGCGGGCATGGGCCCCACCCTGATGGGCGAAACCACCGGCGCGCCGGTGGAGCTGGTGGTGGCCGTCAGCGAGGCCGGCGGCTTGGGCGTGCTGGGCGGCAGCGGCTTTACCGTCGACGAGCTGCGCGAGGCCATCCGCGAGATCAAAAAGCTCACCAGCAAGCCCTTTGGCGTGGACCTGCTTTTGCCCAAGCACATCGACAGCAAGGGCGCCCTTGGCGCCACCGGCGCCGACAAGCTGCCGCTCAAGGAAATCCTCGGCAGCCTGCCCAAGCAATATCAGGATTGGATCAAAAAGATCCGCACCGAGATGGACCTGCCCGACGACGACGTGATCGTGCGCTTCAACACCACCACTATGCGCCCGGCCGAGGCCGTGCAGGTGTGTCTGGAAGAAAAAGTGCCCCTGTTCGCCGCCGGCCTGGGCAACCCCGGCTTCATGGTCGCCGAGGCCCACGCCCGGGGCATGAAGGTGCTGGGCATCACCGGCAACTCCAAAAACGCTCGCCGCATGGCCGAATCGGGCATTGACATGCTGGTGGCCCAGGGCTACGAGGGTGGCGGTCACACCGGCCGCGTGGGCACCATGGCCCTGTTGCCGGCGGCCATCGACGCCGCCGCGCCGGTGCCCGTGCTGGCCGCCGGCGGCATCGGCGACGGCCGTGGCGTGGCCGCGGCCCTGGCCATGGGCTGCATCGGCGTCTGGGTCGGCACGCGCTTTTTGGCCACCAACGAGGGCGGGGCCCTGCCGGTCAACAAGCAGCGCATCGTCGACTCCACCGACGAGGACACCCGCGTCAGCCGGGCCTACTCCGGCAAGACCCTGCGCGCCAGCTACAACGGCTTCCACGACCTGTGGGATCAATCGGGCCTGCCGCCGCTGCCCTTCCCCACCCAGGTTCTGCTCAGCTCGGCCATGCTGGGCAGCTTCATCAAGGCCCAGAAAAACGAATACGTCGGCGGCCTGGCCGGCCAGATCTCGGGCATCATCCACGAGATCAAACCCGCCAAGCAGGTGCTGGAAGAAATGGTCGAAGAGACCGTGGAGATCCTTTGCAGCAAGCTGCCCGCGGCCGTGACCTGCAAGTAG
- a CDS encoding acyl-CoA carboxylase subunit beta: MAFEKELEQLQKRRERALAMGGPAKLQRQYDAGKYDARQRIQRLLDADSFMEIGMLNHSDVPGMEQKTPADSKIGGFGKIDGRWVAIAANDFTVMAATSSRIAGRKEGHLKHHSAAHGMPLIYLGEAGGARMPDIMGSQGLASFGGGDLDSYLKIMSRVRQSPMVAAVMGECYGMPTWMACLADFVVQVKGSAMGVSGPRILEIALGEKTTDEELGGWKVHAEVTGMADRTVENEDECFAVIRQFLGYLPSHREQLPPVVETPAGSGQGMAKILDILPEARNRAYDMHRILNCVVDEGSLFPLKPMFGRNVITALARIGGKSVGLVANQPMFGAGAMDTDGIDKVISFLCLCDSFNVPLIFFHDTPGFLVGKAAERKRVGARVMNFMNALGQLSVPRLSIIVRKTYGMAFWNMMGSGSGADFLVAWPTAEMSFVAPEIAANVVFGGKLPQDERDKEKWQGMVDSMVDDATPYAAAGHHLIHDVIDPRDTREFIVKCLDICQDSRTGGLSQHRLANWPTKF; this comes from the coding sequence ATGGCGTTTGAAAAAGAACTGGAGCAATTGCAAAAGCGGCGGGAGCGCGCCCTGGCCATGGGCGGGCCGGCCAAACTGCAACGTCAATACGACGCGGGCAAGTACGACGCTCGCCAGCGCATCCAGCGCCTGCTGGACGCCGACAGCTTCATGGAAATCGGCATGCTAAATCACTCCGACGTGCCGGGCATGGAGCAAAAGACGCCAGCCGACTCCAAAATCGGCGGTTTCGGCAAGATCGACGGCCGCTGGGTGGCCATCGCGGCCAACGACTTCACGGTCATGGCCGCCACCTCCAGCCGCATCGCCGGGCGCAAGGAAGGCCACCTCAAGCATCATTCGGCCGCCCACGGCATGCCCCTGATCTACCTGGGCGAGGCCGGCGGCGCGCGCATGCCCGACATCATGGGCTCCCAGGGCCTGGCCTCCTTTGGCGGCGGCGATCTGGATTCTTATCTAAAGATAATGAGCCGCGTGCGCCAGAGCCCCATGGTGGCGGCGGTGATGGGCGAATGCTACGGCATGCCCACCTGGATGGCTTGCCTGGCCGATTTCGTCGTGCAGGTCAAGGGCTCGGCCATGGGCGTCTCCGGCCCGCGCATCCTCGAAATCGCCCTGGGCGAAAAAACCACCGACGAGGAACTGGGCGGCTGGAAAGTCCACGCCGAGGTCACCGGCATGGCCGACCGCACCGTCGAAAACGAGGACGAGTGCTTCGCGGTCATCCGGCAATTCCTTGGCTACCTGCCCTCCCACCGCGAGCAGCTGCCGCCGGTGGTCGAGACGCCGGCCGGCTCGGGCCAGGGCATGGCCAAAATTCTCGACATCCTGCCCGAGGCCCGCAACCGGGCCTACGACATGCATCGCATCCTGAACTGCGTCGTCGACGAGGGCAGCCTCTTTCCCTTGAAGCCCATGTTCGGCCGCAACGTCATCACCGCCCTGGCCCGCATCGGCGGCAAGTCGGTGGGCCTGGTGGCCAACCAGCCCATGTTCGGGGCCGGGGCCATGGACACCGACGGCATCGACAAGGTCATCAGCTTTTTGTGCCTGTGCGATTCGTTCAACGTGCCGCTGATCTTTTTCCACGACACGCCGGGCTTTTTGGTGGGCAAGGCCGCCGAGCGCAAGCGGGTGGGCGCGCGGGTGATGAACTTCATGAACGCCCTGGGCCAGCTCAGTGTGCCGCGGCTTTCGATCATCGTGCGCAAGACCTACGGCATGGCCTTCTGGAACATGATGGGCTCGGGCTCGGGGGCCGACTTCCTGGTGGCCTGGCCCACGGCCGAGATGAGCTTCGTGGCCCCGGAGATCGCCGCCAACGTGGTCTTCGGCGGCAAGCTGCCCCAGGACGAGCGCGACAAGGAAAAATGGCAAGGCATGGTCGACAGCATGGTCGACGACGCCACGCCCTACGCCGCGGCCGGCCATCATTTGATCCACGACGTCATCGATCCCCGGGACACCAGGGAATTCATAGTCAAGTGCCTAGACATTTGCCAGGACTCCCGCACGGGAGGCTTGAGCCAACACCGATTGGCCAACTGGCCGACGAAATTCTGA
- a CDS encoding ParA family protein → MPKIIAVANLKGGVGKTTIALNLASALAGRRKAKVGVIDLDLQKSAMRWARQGQGQALGFPVAFLGAGAGAIKFKNTLDQAIAQSKTDILILDTPPQLADPTMLAALTADFVLTPVGASPLDLWAAGEAVALVDEARQERGDKLPLLALVPSKLKAGTVLARELPARLAEMGPVAPIIHDRVAIIESAVLGQTVTSYAPGSPAHLEFEELGRYVLQRLKEAD, encoded by the coding sequence ATGCCAAAAATCATCGCGGTGGCCAACCTCAAGGGCGGCGTGGGCAAAACCACCATCGCCCTGAACCTGGCCTCGGCCCTGGCTGGCCGACGCAAGGCCAAGGTGGGGGTCATCGACCTGGACCTGCAAAAATCGGCCATGCGCTGGGCGCGCCAGGGCCAGGGTCAGGCCTTGGGCTTTCCGGTGGCCTTTCTGGGGGCCGGGGCCGGGGCCATCAAGTTCAAAAACACCCTGGATCAAGCCATCGCCCAATCCAAGACCGACATTTTGATCCTCGACACGCCGCCCCAACTGGCCGACCCGACCATGCTGGCCGCCCTGACCGCCGATTTCGTGCTGACGCCGGTGGGGGCCTCGCCCCTGGATCTGTGGGCCGCCGGCGAGGCCGTGGCCCTCGTCGACGAGGCCCGCCAGGAGCGTGGCGACAAGCTGCCGTTGCTGGCCCTGGTCCCCTCCAAGCTCAAGGCCGGCACGGTCCTGGCCCGCGAGTTGCCGGCCCGTCTGGCCGAGATGGGCCCGGTCGCCCCGATCATCCACGACCGGGTGGCCATCATCGAATCGGCCGTGCTGGGCCAGACGGTCACGTCCTACGCGCCGGGCAGCCCGGCCCACCTGGAGTTCGAGGAACTGGGCCGCTATGTCCTGCAAAGATTGAAGGAGGCCGATTGA
- a CDS encoding ribbon-helix-helix protein, CopG family, with translation MAKRARLSQLKKDLDQARPTPPGGLSPAAPAIRKTDKSTTPGGLLRRTIYVTEAEWAALLERSYTSGQSVSEIIRQAVRQRLGLDQE, from the coding sequence ATGGCCAAGCGCGCCAGGCTCAGCCAACTGAAAAAAGACCTGGATCAGGCCAGGCCGACGCCGCCGGGCGGCCTTTCGCCGGCCGCCCCGGCCATCCGCAAGACCGACAAGAGCACCACCCCCGGCGGCCTGTTGCGCCGGACGATCTACGTCACCGAGGCCGAATGGGCCGCCCTGCTGGAGCGCTCCTACACCAGCGGCCAGAGCGTCTCGGAGATCATCCGCCAGGCCGTGCGCCAGCGTTTGGGCCTCGATCAAGAATAG
- a CDS encoding alcohol dehydrogenase catalytic domain-containing protein gives MLAWRFQDGRIERAQIAPPTPGPGQALLRPMLAGVCNTDVELLSGYYAFAGVAGHEFVAVVERAPDAPQWEGKRVVAEINIGCGGCANCLAGDARHCPTRRAIGIKGWDGAFAERLLAPIANLHRVPDKLPDRQAVFAEPLAAALEPSQQLHLKARHRLCVLGDGKLGLLSALALRQWCPGLLLIGRHAANLAKAAAQGVAVELTPAEASWPELAAKLGAFDVVVEATGRPEGINAALELVRPEGVVVAKTTSRLPSTINLARVVVDEIQIIGSRCGDMALALAHLAAGRLAVEPLIERVMAFDELPLAIEAARRGGAGKVLIDYS, from the coding sequence ATGCTTGCCTGGCGCTTTCAAGACGGCCGCATCGAGCGCGCCCAGATCGCCCCGCCCACGCCCGGCCCCGGCCAGGCCCTCTTGCGGCCAATGCTGGCCGGCGTCTGCAACACCGACGTGGAGCTGCTTTCGGGCTACTACGCTTTTGCCGGCGTGGCCGGCCACGAGTTCGTGGCCGTGGTCGAACGCGCTCCCGACGCGCCCCAGTGGGAAGGCAAACGGGTGGTGGCCGAGATCAACATCGGCTGCGGCGGCTGCGCGAACTGCCTGGCCGGCGACGCCCGCCACTGCCCCACCCGCCGGGCCATCGGCATCAAGGGCTGGGACGGCGCCTTCGCCGAGCGGCTGCTGGCGCCCATCGCCAACCTGCACCGCGTCCCCGACAAGCTGCCCGACCGCCAGGCCGTTTTCGCCGAACCCCTGGCCGCGGCCCTGGAGCCCAGCCAGCAACTGCATCTGAAGGCCCGCCACCGCCTGTGCGTGCTGGGCGACGGCAAGCTGGGGCTGCTTTCGGCCCTGGCCCTGCGCCAGTGGTGCCCGGGGCTTTTGCTCATCGGCCGCCACGCCGCGAACCTGGCCAAGGCCGCCGCCCAGGGCGTGGCCGTCGAGCTGACGCCGGCCGAAGCGTCTTGGCCGGAGTTGGCCGCCAAGCTGGGCGCCTTCGACGTGGTGGTGGAGGCCACCGGCCGGCCCGAGGGCATAAACGCCGCCCTGGAGCTGGTCCGGCCCGAGGGCGTGGTGGTGGCCAAGACAACCTCGCGCCTGCCTTCGACGATCAACCTGGCCCGGGTGGTGGTCGATGAAATTCAGATAATCGGCTCGCGCTGCGGCGACATGGCTTTGGCCCTGGCCCATCTGGCGGCCGGCCGTTTGGCTGTGGAGCCTCTGATCGAGCGGGTGATGGCCTTCGACGAGCTGCCCCTGGCCATTGAGGCCGCCCGGCGGGGTGGCGCGGGCAAGGTGCTCATCGACTATTCTTGA
- a CDS encoding cyclase family protein — protein sequence MKYLDITLPLRPGMIAFPGDPVFAMEPVSSLAAGDACNLARLTMASHSGTHVDPPAHYLPGAPTVEALELERLIGPATVLDLRGGRRIDRASLQRAGFTGQKRVLLKTDNGPLLDAGVFRDDYACLELDGARFLVEAGVWLVGVDYLSVEDHADGGSPVHKLLLAAGVIIVECLRLGQAPAGDYELLCLPLLITGADGAPARVVLRRP from the coding sequence ATGAAATATCTAGACATCACCTTGCCCCTGCGGCCGGGGATGATCGCCTTTCCCGGCGACCCGGTCTTTGCCATGGAGCCGGTCAGTTCGCTGGCGGCCGGCGACGCCTGCAATCTGGCCCGCCTGACCATGGCCAGCCACAGCGGCACCCACGTCGACCCGCCGGCCCATTATCTGCCAGGCGCCCCCACCGTCGAGGCGCTGGAGTTGGAGCGCCTGATCGGCCCGGCCACGGTGCTGGACCTGCGCGGCGGGCGGCGCATCGATCGCGCGAGCCTGCAACGGGCCGGCTTTACGGGGCAAAAACGCGTGCTGCTCAAGACCGACAACGGCCCGCTGTTGGACGCCGGCGTCTTTCGCGACGACTACGCCTGCCTGGAGCTGGACGGCGCGCGTTTTTTGGTCGAGGCCGGCGTGTGGTTGGTGGGCGTGGATTATCTGAGCGTGGAGGATCACGCCGACGGCGGCTCGCCGGTGCACAAGCTGCTGCTGGCGGCCGGGGTGATCATCGTCGAGTGCCTGCGCCTGGGCCAGGCCCCGGCCGGCGACTACGAGTTGCTCTGCCTGCCGCTTTTGATCACTGGCGCAGACGGCGCGCCGGCGCGGGTGGTTTTGCGCCGGCCCTAG